Genomic window (Leptospira bouyouniensis):
ACTCTGATTATGTATTGATTGATTTCCAAGATGCAAGGATGGGTGTGCCTCAATATGATTTAGCATCAATTTTATATGATGCTTATTATCCTTTACCAAGAGAATTCCGATTAAAAATGCTTAAAACTTTTCAAGAAAGGAATATAGACCAATCTAGGAAATTCAAAGATACTTTTTATCTCCAAGCCTTACAACGATCCTTCAAAGCATTGGGAACTTATTTTCGAATGGTAGTCGATCATGATAAAAGCAAATTCAAACCTTCAATTATTTCATGTTTAAACCAATTAGAAGAAATTATCCAATTAGGAATGTTTGCTGATTCTCTCTTCATTTTTGTTAGAAGCCTAAGAGATGAATTGAGTTTACATAAGGATTTTCGTAATTTATGAATGCGTTCGTGTTGGCTGCTGGATTTGGTAAACGAATGGGATCTCTCACCGAAAATACCCCAAAACCACTTTTGAAAATTCAATCCATATCATTATTGGATTATGCATTGTACCTTTTGTTTAATTGGAAAATTAGGAAAATCTGGATCAACACACATTATTTAGGTGATCAGATAACAAATCATTTAAAAAACTTCAAAAAAATTCCTATTGAAATCTCAAATGAAAAAACTGAAATTTTAGGTACTGCCGGGGGGATTCGGACCGCATTACCTGAAGATGCCTATTCCGAACCAATTTTACTTATCAATCCTGATACACTTTTATTTCCAAAATCTGATTTCTCACCTAAGGTGAATTTAGCGAATCAAAGTAAAATTCACCTTTATTTGTTACCAATTCCAGAAGGTCAAAATTATACCAGAATATCCATATCGAGTGACCAAACTTTAGAATTTGGAATCGGCAATTTTTATTACATAGGCCTTGCTGTCTTAGATCCAAATTGTTTAAACAATTTAGATAAAAATAAATATTTTGATCTGTCAGATATCTTTAAAGAATACGCGAAACGTGGAGAAATCTCCGGAGAAATTTTCTCCGGCGAAGTATTGGATTTAGGAACAAAAGAACTTTGGGAAAATTTCCAAACAAAAGATGTGTTTGGAAAGTCTTTAGATCATATTCATTCTTTTTTAAGTCAATCCTATATGGCTTAAGATTTCTTCCTTTCGTTTTTCATATCCTTTTTTCCCAAGTAAAGCAAACATATTGTTTTTGTAATCTTCAACACCCGGTTGGTCAAATGGGTTAACACCTAACATATATCCTGACACAGCACATGCGAATTCATAAAAATATAATAATTCACCTAATGTTTCTTCATTAATTACCGGAAGGATGATTTCCAAACAAGGGACCCCTCCATCTTTGTGAGCGATCAATGTTCCAAGCATTGCACTTTGATTGACTTCGGAAAGTTTTTTCCCCGCTAAATAATTCAATCCATCATTATCATCCGTTTTTTCTGTAAGGTAAACATCTTGTTTCGGAGTTTCTACTTTGATAACAGTTTCCATAAGCTTACGTTCTCCATCCTGGATATATTGGCCCATAGAATGTAAGTCAGTTGTGAATTGGACAGACGCGGGAAAAATTCCTTTTCCAGTTTTACCTTCACTTTCACCAAACAACTGCTTCCACCATTCTGAAACATACCCTAAAGAAGGATTGTATGAGACAAAAATTTCTGTTGTTTTTCCAAGTGCATACAAACCATTCCGAATGGCCGCATATAGACATGCAAAATTCCCATCTTTGGATGTAATGGATTTGAGTTCTGATTCCATTTGTTTTGCACCATCAATTAATTTATTGATGCTATAACCTGCTGCTGCAATTGGAAGTAATCCCACTGGCGTAAATACTGAATACCTACCTCCTACATCATCAGGTATAATAAATGTAGGAAATCCATATTCATTGGCTAACTGTTTCAAAGCTCCTTTAGATTGATCTGTAGTGGCAAAAACACGATTTTTTATATTTTCTTTTCCGTATTTTCTTTCCAGAAGGGAAAGTAACAAACGAAAGGCGATCGCAGGTTCTGTTGTGGTACCAGACTTTGAAATAACATTCACAGAAAACTCTTTGTTTTCTAAGAAAG
Coding sequences:
- a CDS encoding nucleotidyltransferase family protein, with the protein product MNAFVLAAGFGKRMGSLTENTPKPLLKIQSISLLDYALYLLFNWKIRKIWINTHYLGDQITNHLKNFKKIPIEISNEKTEILGTAGGIRTALPEDAYSEPILLINPDTLLFPKSDFSPKVNLANQSKIHLYLLPIPEGQNYTRISISSDQTLEFGIGNFYYIGLAVLDPNCLNNLDKNKYFDLSDIFKEYAKRGEISGEIFSGEVLDLGTKELWENFQTKDVFGKSLDHIHSFLSQSYMA
- a CDS encoding glucose-6-phosphate isomerase, translated to MSNLKISDRFVKPFLNQSNLDQELEKAEKARQMLLNQSGLGSEFLGWVNLPSQIKPEELQSIRKAAETIQSHSQYLVVVGIGGSYLGARAVIEALTPEFSTPETQKKTVKILYAGHHLDADYHFRLLAFLENKEFSVNVISKSGTTTEPAIAFRLLLSLLERKYGKENIKNRVFATTDQSKGALKQLANEYGFPTFIIPDDVGGRYSVFTPVGLLPIAAAGYSINKLIDGAKQMESELKSITSKDGNFACLYAAIRNGLYALGKTTEIFVSYNPSLGYVSEWWKQLFGESEGKTGKGIFPASVQFTTDLHSMGQYIQDGERKLMETVIKVETPKQDVYLTEKTDDNDGLNYLAGKKLSEVNQSAMLGTLIAHKDGGVPCLEIILPVINEETLGELLYFYEFACAVSGYMLGVNPFDQPGVEDYKNNMFALLGKKGYEKRKEEILSHIGLT